Proteins from one Catenuloplanes atrovinosus genomic window:
- a CDS encoding STAS domain-containing protein produces the protein MSTELSFATTSRPDGALVLAVAGEIDMSNAAAFASALASAHSDADSFIVDLTRVEYLDSAGLAVLFRHVDHAKLEAAPLLAPVLTIAGLDDITTIQ, from the coding sequence ATGAGCACTGAACTGTCCTTCGCGACGACCTCGCGGCCGGACGGCGCCCTGGTCCTCGCCGTGGCCGGCGAGATCGACATGAGCAACGCGGCGGCCTTCGCGTCGGCGCTCGCGTCGGCGCACTCCGACGCGGACTCCTTCATCGTCGACCTGACCAGGGTGGAATACCTGGACAGCGCGGGTCTCGCGGTCCTCTTCCGCCACGTCGACCACGCCAAGCTGGAGGCGGCACCGCTCCTGGCCCCGGTCCTCACCATCGCCGGCCTCGACGACATCACCACCATCCAGTAG
- a CDS encoding GlxA family transcriptional regulator, with protein sequence MTHRVVVLALDGVYPYELGMPSRILGATDGRYEVVTCTADGGPVRTSADFAIAVEHGPEVLATADTVVITPFAPRPGTSTQVHPRLSAPIAAALAMIRPGTRLVSICTGAFVLAAAGLLDGRPATTHWQAADRFRRLYPRVDLDPDVLFVDDGDILTSAGAASGVDVLLHLIRRDHGTEVANGAARRCVVPPWRDGGQAQYIEAPVPRDPQDGTAAAREWVLTHLREPLAIDDLAARARMSPRTFARRFTDEVGMSPGRWITQQRLTRARHLLESTDLPVDEIAARVGFATGTSLRQHLHAAIGVSPLTYRRTFRSGR encoded by the coding sequence ATGACGCACCGGGTGGTCGTCCTCGCGCTCGACGGCGTGTACCCGTACGAGCTGGGCATGCCGAGCCGCATCCTCGGCGCGACCGACGGCCGGTACGAGGTGGTCACCTGCACGGCGGACGGCGGCCCCGTGCGTACGTCCGCCGACTTCGCGATCGCGGTGGAGCACGGCCCGGAGGTGCTGGCCACCGCCGACACCGTGGTGATCACGCCGTTCGCCCCGCGCCCCGGCACGTCCACGCAGGTGCACCCGCGACTGTCCGCGCCGATAGCCGCCGCGCTCGCGATGATCCGCCCCGGCACCCGGCTCGTGTCGATCTGCACCGGCGCGTTCGTACTGGCCGCCGCCGGACTGCTCGACGGCCGCCCGGCCACCACGCACTGGCAGGCCGCCGACCGGTTCCGCCGCCTCTACCCCCGCGTCGACCTCGACCCGGACGTACTGTTCGTGGACGACGGTGACATCCTCACCTCGGCCGGCGCCGCCTCCGGCGTCGACGTGCTGCTCCACCTGATCCGCCGGGACCACGGCACCGAGGTCGCCAACGGCGCCGCCCGCCGCTGCGTGGTCCCCCCGTGGCGGGACGGCGGCCAGGCCCAGTACATCGAGGCACCCGTCCCCCGCGACCCGCAGGACGGCACCGCCGCCGCCCGCGAATGGGTCCTCACCCACCTCCGCGAGCCACTCGCCATCGACGACCTCGCGGCCCGCGCCCGGATGAGCCCGCGCACGTTCGCCCGCCGCTTCACCGACGAGGTGGGCATGAGCCCCGGCCGCTGGATCACCCAGCAACGCCTCACCCGCGCCCGCCACCTGCTCGAATCCACCGACCTCCCGGTCGACGAGATCGCCGCCCGGGTCGGCTTCGCCACCGGCACCTCCCTGCGCCAGCACCTCCACGCCGCCATCGGCGTATCCCCACTCACCTACCGGCGCACCTTCCGTTCCGGCCGCTGA
- a CDS encoding NADP-dependent oxidoreductase: MTETPTMRAISQDTLGTPDVLHEVRVPRPVAGLGEILVRVHAAGVNPTDWKHRAGLPWMREPKPILGWDVSGVVEQAGVGVTLFKPGDEVFGMLPYPRGAGGYAEYAKATARSFTHKPANLDHVHAAALPLAALTAHQALIDTADLQPGQRVLIHAAAGGVGHLAVQIAKARGAYVIGTASEPKHELVRGLGADEVIDYRRADFVDAVDAGSLDVVLDTVGGETRGRSLGLLRRGGTLVTLVFSPDDTADATKAADLGVRLEGLLVESDHAGMRAIAGLAAEGRLRPEIDATFPLAEAAKAHAHGETGRTTGKLVLTLG; this comes from the coding sequence ATGACTGAGACTCCCACGATGCGCGCGATCAGCCAGGACACGCTCGGCACCCCGGACGTGCTGCACGAGGTGCGGGTGCCCCGCCCGGTGGCCGGTCTGGGCGAGATCCTCGTCCGGGTGCACGCGGCCGGCGTCAACCCGACCGACTGGAAGCACCGCGCCGGCCTGCCCTGGATGCGCGAGCCCAAGCCGATCCTCGGCTGGGACGTCTCCGGCGTCGTCGAGCAGGCCGGCGTCGGCGTCACGCTGTTCAAGCCGGGCGACGAGGTCTTCGGCATGCTGCCGTACCCGCGCGGCGCCGGCGGATACGCCGAATACGCCAAGGCCACCGCCCGCTCGTTCACGCACAAGCCGGCGAATCTGGACCACGTGCACGCGGCCGCGCTGCCGCTCGCCGCGCTCACCGCCCACCAGGCGCTGATCGACACGGCCGACCTCCAGCCCGGTCAGCGCGTGCTGATCCACGCCGCCGCGGGCGGGGTCGGCCACCTGGCCGTGCAGATCGCCAAGGCGCGCGGTGCGTACGTGATCGGCACCGCCAGCGAGCCCAAGCACGAACTGGTGCGCGGGCTCGGCGCGGACGAGGTGATCGACTACCGCCGGGCCGACTTCGTGGACGCCGTCGATGCCGGTTCCCTCGACGTCGTGCTCGACACGGTCGGCGGCGAGACGCGCGGCCGGTCGCTCGGCCTGCTGCGCCGGGGTGGCACGCTGGTGACGCTGGTGTTCAGCCCCGATGACACCGCGGACGCGACCAAGGCCGCCGACCTGGGGGTACGGCTCGAAGGGCTGCTCGTCGAGTCCGACCACGCCGGGATGCGGGCGATCGCGGGGCTCGCGGCGGAGGGACGGCTGCGTCCCGAGATCGACGCCACGTTCCCGCTCGCGGAGGCCGCGAAGGCACACGCGCACGGCGAGACGGGACGCACCACGGGCAAGCTGGTCCTCACGCTCGGCTGA
- a CDS encoding DUF1963 domain-containing protein, with amino-acid sequence MDHQGRFRRAAVALGVPDDEINRFIEHLRLSIWLIGGPRGEPVGRFGGLPRLPVGAEWPSGGNGALPFVFSVDCAALPRVDGFELPADGSLLFFVDHEKDHLAGGTDDRSHTRIVHVPAGTDTEVADAPHPGLVDDEQYEVRAVLVAEFPDWLPRDQEEDEDDEDEDEDDDVSPFQQRVIDERDRDIPHWRELRAAAREIWPLDDGLASAYLGGYADEEFLRMVAEQTLAGREKAGEIVIPVAKWYTHVEQEQHRLASEWISLARFPASEEFYFCSFTIHRDDLAAGRFEHAYSVTRFSE; translated from the coding sequence ATGGATCATCAGGGGCGGTTTCGCCGCGCGGCGGTCGCGTTGGGCGTGCCGGACGACGAGATCAACAGGTTCATCGAGCACCTCCGGCTGTCGATCTGGCTGATCGGGGGCCCGCGGGGTGAGCCGGTCGGGCGGTTCGGCGGGTTGCCGCGGCTGCCGGTCGGCGCGGAGTGGCCGTCGGGTGGAAACGGTGCGCTGCCGTTCGTCTTCTCCGTCGACTGTGCGGCGCTGCCCCGGGTGGACGGCTTCGAGCTGCCGGCGGACGGCTCGCTGCTGTTCTTCGTCGACCACGAGAAGGACCACCTGGCCGGCGGCACCGACGACCGGAGTCACACGCGAATCGTGCACGTACCGGCCGGCACCGATACCGAGGTCGCGGACGCCCCGCACCCGGGCCTGGTCGACGACGAGCAGTACGAGGTCCGGGCGGTGCTCGTCGCCGAGTTCCCCGACTGGCTCCCGAGGGACCAGGAGGAGGACGAGGACGACGAGGACGAGGACGAGGACGACGACGTGTCGCCGTTCCAGCAGAGGGTGATCGACGAGCGGGACCGGGACATTCCACACTGGAGGGAGCTGCGCGCCGCGGCCCGCGAGATCTGGCCGCTCGACGACGGGCTCGCCAGCGCCTACCTCGGCGGGTACGCGGACGAGGAGTTCCTGCGGATGGTCGCGGAGCAGACGCTCGCGGGGCGCGAGAAGGCCGGTGAGATCGTCATTCCGGTGGCGAAGTGGTATACCCACGTGGAGCAGGAGCAGCACCGGCTGGCGAGTGAGTGGATCTCGCTGGCCCGCTTCCCCGCGTCCGAGGAGTTCTACTTCTGCTCGTTCACGATCCACCGCGACGACCTGGCCGCGGGCCGGTTCGAGCACGCCTACTCGGTGACCAGGTTCAGCGAGTAA
- a CDS encoding polysaccharide lyase family 7 protein, whose amino-acid sequence MQRRTLFTLALSGTAVGTLGATGVASAAALDPGLPPGGNFDLSVWSLQLPIGSPGSPETIPPARLKGPAGYSNPAYFWTDRNDGSMTFWAPEKGVTTPNSKYARSELREMNPDGSAANWTLAGSHTLSARLRVASVTKNVAVGQVKLGTGGPSTKPLAELYYRPNGDIFLGTQNSPDASGQTLHKVGVVPLGTTWTYVIQVSDSTINLTINGTRTSYAIPPAFHPYRQYFKAGSYNQSSSESTTNGAKVKFYALTVRH is encoded by the coding sequence ATGCAGAGGCGCACCCTGTTCACCCTCGCCCTGTCCGGCACCGCCGTCGGCACGCTCGGCGCGACCGGCGTCGCCTCCGCGGCGGCGCTCGATCCGGGGCTGCCACCCGGCGGGAACTTCGACCTGTCCGTCTGGTCGTTGCAACTGCCGATCGGCTCGCCGGGAAGCCCGGAGACCATTCCGCCCGCGCGGCTGAAGGGCCCGGCCGGATACAGCAACCCGGCCTACTTCTGGACCGACAGGAACGACGGATCAATGACGTTCTGGGCACCCGAGAAGGGCGTCACCACGCCGAACTCGAAATACGCCCGGTCGGAACTGCGCGAGATGAACCCCGACGGCAGCGCCGCCAACTGGACGCTCGCCGGAAGCCACACGCTCAGCGCCCGACTGCGCGTGGCGTCCGTGACCAAGAACGTGGCGGTCGGCCAGGTCAAGCTCGGCACCGGCGGCCCGTCGACCAAGCCACTGGCCGAGCTCTACTACCGCCCGAACGGCGACATCTTCCTCGGCACGCAGAACTCCCCGGACGCCAGCGGCCAGACGCTCCACAAGGTCGGCGTCGTCCCGCTCGGCACCACATGGACCTACGTCATCCAGGTCAGCGACTCGACCATCAACCTCACCATCAACGGTACGCGGACGAGCTACGCCATTCCGCCCGCGTTCCACCCGTACCGCCAGTATTTCAAGGCCGGCTCGTACAACCAGTCCTCGTCGGAGAGCACCACCAACGGCGCCAAGGTGAAGTTCTACGCCCTGACCGTCCGGCATTAG
- a CDS encoding RNA polymerase sigma factor: MAEGTERRIPFDDYFRARFTSLIALLVKVEAARFDEAEDAAAAAMSAAHPLWDTIIEPDKWVWRVARNHFLKVRLRERRRTRRLWEMIDHLTPKRDCSLPDDESEELVLDLVGRLPKEQRAVMAFTYDGWSPAEIAELLEKDPQTVRSTLRQARTAVRRMLTGQDDGPGQRGPR; this comes from the coding sequence GTGGCTGAGGGGACCGAGAGGCGGATTCCGTTCGACGACTATTTTCGCGCTCGCTTCACGAGCTTGATCGCACTGCTGGTGAAGGTAGAGGCAGCTCGGTTCGACGAGGCTGAGGACGCAGCGGCAGCAGCTATGTCGGCCGCGCATCCACTATGGGACACGATCATCGAACCGGACAAGTGGGTGTGGCGCGTGGCCCGCAACCACTTCCTCAAGGTTCGGTTGAGGGAACGGCGCCGGACGCGGCGGCTATGGGAAATGATCGATCACCTCACTCCTAAGCGTGACTGCTCACTGCCCGACGACGAGAGCGAAGAACTCGTGCTCGATCTAGTCGGCCGTCTGCCCAAGGAACAACGGGCAGTCATGGCGTTCACCTATGACGGCTGGAGCCCGGCCGAGATCGCGGAGCTGCTAGAGAAGGACCCCCAGACAGTGCGGAGCACGTTGCGGCAAGCACGGACTGCGGTCAGGCGAATGTTGACCGGGCAGGATGACGGCCCCGGCCAGAGGGGGCCGCGATGA
- a CDS encoding Gfo/Idh/MocA family protein — MTSPLRVVVVGAGAMGRAWIRTVADDPDVDLVGVADLDPAAAESAAEGRVPTGTDGVALALSTGADALINVTVPAAHHPVTTAALFAGLPVLGEKPVAETVAQALSLVAAAELTGELFMVSQSRRYNAHLWALREQARVLGRPGLLTTEFFRAPRFGGFRDTMDHPLLLDMAIHPFDTARFVLGAEPVSVYCEEHNPPWSWYAGDAAATATFEMTGGVRYVYTGSWCSPGLETSWNGTWRLSAEHGSATWNGDDPPVMETTSTLTAAGPTDPGHEIAGSLRAFTHALRTGVPPMGEVHENVLSLTMVEAAVQSSSTGARVLIDDVLERAHATAVAAETRDDVRELLQSWGSVREALKTS, encoded by the coding sequence GTGACGTCCCCGCTGCGCGTGGTCGTGGTCGGCGCGGGCGCGATGGGGCGCGCCTGGATCCGTACCGTGGCCGATGACCCTGATGTCGATCTCGTCGGCGTGGCCGACCTCGACCCGGCCGCCGCCGAGTCCGCCGCCGAGGGCCGCGTCCCGACCGGCACCGACGGCGTCGCGCTGGCCCTGTCCACCGGCGCCGACGCGCTCATCAACGTGACCGTTCCGGCCGCGCACCACCCGGTCACCACCGCCGCGTTGTTCGCCGGCCTCCCCGTGCTCGGCGAGAAGCCGGTCGCCGAGACCGTCGCCCAGGCGCTGTCCCTGGTCGCCGCCGCCGAACTCACCGGCGAACTGTTCATGGTCAGCCAGTCCCGCCGCTACAACGCGCACCTGTGGGCCCTGCGCGAACAGGCCCGCGTCCTCGGCCGCCCCGGCCTGCTCACCACCGAGTTCTTCAGGGCCCCCCGGTTCGGCGGGTTCCGCGACACGATGGACCATCCGCTGCTGCTCGACATGGCCATCCACCCGTTCGACACCGCCCGTTTCGTGCTCGGCGCCGAGCCCGTCTCGGTCTACTGCGAGGAGCACAACCCGCCCTGGAGCTGGTACGCCGGCGACGCCGCCGCCACCGCCACGTTCGAGATGACCGGCGGCGTCCGATACGTCTACACCGGCAGCTGGTGCTCCCCCGGCCTGGAAACCTCCTGGAACGGCACCTGGCGCCTCTCCGCCGAACACGGCTCCGCCACCTGGAACGGCGACGACCCACCCGTCATGGAAACCACCTCCACCCTGACCGCCGCCGGCCCCACCGACCCCGGCCACGAGATCGCCGGCTCGCTGCGCGCCTTCACCCACGCGCTGCGCACCGGCGTCCCGCCGATGGGCGAGGTCCACGAGAACGTCCTGAGCCTCACCATGGTCGAGGCAGCCGTCCAGTCCTCGTCCACCGGCGCACGAGTCCTGATCGACGACGTACTCGAGCGCGCCCACGCCACGGCCGTCGCCGCCGAGACCCGCGACGACGTCCGCGAGCTGCTGCAATCCTGGGGATCGGTGCGGGAGGCGCTGAAGACCTCCTAG
- a CDS encoding ThuA domain-containing protein, with amino-acid sequence MPSPIRVTVWGENVHEQHEPEVAARYPDGMHGAIAQGITEKLGDRVAVRTATLQEPEHGLTEDVLRETDVLTWWGHAAHADVGDEVVERVHRHVLAGLGLIVLHSGHWSKIFTKLMGTTCTLRWRSAHDRELVWTVDPTHPIARGVPHPMIIEEDEMYGEFFDIPAPDELVFISSFSGGEVFRSGCTFRRGHGRIFYFRPGDQDYPTYHHDGVRTVIANAVEWAVTDRPERATPTLLRYDTEDFYRGHGYGGPL; translated from the coding sequence GTGCCTAGTCCGATCCGCGTCACCGTGTGGGGCGAGAACGTCCATGAGCAGCATGAACCCGAGGTGGCCGCGCGCTATCCGGACGGTATGCACGGCGCGATCGCTCAGGGAATCACGGAGAAACTCGGCGATCGGGTGGCCGTCCGCACCGCCACGCTGCAGGAGCCCGAACACGGGCTGACCGAGGACGTTCTACGCGAAACGGACGTCCTGACCTGGTGGGGACACGCCGCCCACGCGGACGTCGGCGACGAGGTCGTCGAGCGCGTCCACCGCCACGTGCTGGCCGGCCTGGGCCTGATCGTGCTGCACTCCGGCCACTGGTCCAAGATCTTCACCAAGCTCATGGGTACGACGTGCACGCTGCGCTGGCGGTCCGCGCACGACCGCGAGCTGGTCTGGACCGTGGACCCCACGCACCCGATCGCGCGCGGCGTCCCGCACCCGATGATCATCGAAGAGGACGAGATGTACGGGGAGTTCTTCGACATCCCCGCCCCCGACGAGTTGGTCTTCATCTCGTCCTTCTCCGGCGGCGAGGTGTTCCGGTCCGGGTGCACGTTCCGCCGCGGCCACGGCCGGATCTTCTACTTCCGCCCCGGCGACCAGGACTACCCCACGTACCACCACGACGGCGTGCGCACGGTCATCGCGAACGCGGTCGAGTGGGCGGTCACGGACCGCCCCGAGCGCGCCACCCCGACGCTGCTGCGCTACGACACCGAGGACTTCTACCGCGGCCACGGCTACGGGGGCCCGCTGTGA
- a CDS encoding M23 family metallopeptidase, with translation MVAAAAVWFIERAVRPPGPRPAFQLPVACGETWRLSTYPGHGEFDVDLYPTSGETWGRPVLASFGGTVVRAGINGRLGERTPDDPDGEMGRGGGYWVKIDHGGKWSTLYLHLLEPPMVREGQRVEMGDQLGRLGSTGESSAPHLHYEQQRGGEKVETHFAGEPSTITHDEEEYAVNRVSGNCP, from the coding sequence ATGGTCGCCGCGGCGGCGGTGTGGTTCATCGAGCGGGCCGTGCGCCCGCCCGGCCCGCGCCCCGCCTTCCAGCTCCCGGTCGCCTGCGGCGAGACCTGGCGGCTCAGCACGTACCCGGGCCACGGCGAGTTCGACGTCGACCTCTACCCGACGTCCGGCGAGACCTGGGGGCGGCCGGTGCTCGCCTCGTTCGGCGGCACCGTGGTGCGGGCCGGCATCAACGGCCGGCTCGGCGAGCGCACGCCGGACGACCCGGACGGCGAGATGGGCCGCGGCGGCGGCTACTGGGTCAAGATCGACCACGGTGGCAAGTGGTCCACGCTCTACCTGCACCTGCTGGAGCCGCCCATGGTCCGCGAGGGCCAGCGCGTCGAGATGGGCGACCAGCTCGGCCGGCTCGGCAGCACCGGCGAGTCCAGCGCGCCGCACCTGCACTACGAGCAGCAGCGCGGCGGCGAGAAGGTGGAGACGCACTTCGCGGGCGAGCCGTCCACCATCACGCACGACGAGGAGGAGTACGCGGTGAACCGGGTCAGCGGCAACTGCCCGTGA